A segment of the Pochonia chlamydosporia 170 chromosome Unknown PCv3seq00013, whole genome shotgun sequence genome:
CGATCGAGATACCATGGCAATCTTTGGACGCCTGTCGAACGAAAGCTAGTTGTCCCATGACTGCTCTTCCGGCATCAAAAGGTACGGCCGAGTTTGGAGACTCTCCTCCACGCCATCTCATTTGGCTCAGGTTTCGTCCATAAGCCAGCTGCCACATAGAGACCCGCAACCACTGCTGGGTAATAAGAGTATCAAAGCGCTGGCTCTCCAGAACAGAGTCACCTGGGTGTACCATGCATATCATATCCGCAACTCGCTGGCTCAACGTGACTGCTGATGCCTGTTGTTGTAACGGATCGCTCGAGGGTAGCCAGTCGTACAATGTGTGgggaagaagctcaaagagTCGAATATGGTTGACGAAGTCGTGCATGAGAGCAGGACAGTCGGAGTCGATGATTTGTGGTTTTGATATCGTACTGCGAAGCATAACCGGTCGGCGGCGTTGAAGTGCATAGGTCCTACATACTGTCAGCTGTGATATCTACTTGGTCCAGAGGCAAGCCCATCCTCCCAGGCTCCGCCAATATACCTTTCTGTAACAAATAACAACCAGAATATACGCCGCCTCAGCTCCCTTTCATCTTTGGGGAGGCCGATGTACGTTTCTTCATTATGAAGTCCCAGCGAGAAGGCCATGGTTATGCTCTCGCTCAAACAAAACGATGCATGGTCATGTTCCTCCAAATTCCCATGAGCAGCGAAAAGGAAAAACGATGTCAAAACTGCATCCAGACTTATATTGTCCACGACATCAAACTGGCGCCGCAGTCTCTTCGTGACCTCAAGCAGCCCTTTCCCAGTTAAAGGCACATGCAAGTATGCGTTTGTGGAAATGTTCGATTGTGGCCCTTCCTTCAAAGTGTCAAGTTTGAGTTGCATGCGAGTAGCGGCGCAAAGGGATAGTAGAAAGCATTGCCGGGGTAGTGACATGTCATCAAACCTCTCTACATCCGACAggacttctgcttcttggatAACGGGCAT
Coding sequences within it:
- a CDS encoding fungal specific transcription factor domain-containing protein translates to MASPDNGSLKRLQLQVCDNCRFRKTKCDRGLPCTSCIASSICCQYLHTPRRKGPRGGKGRRLLQIRQGLREFDKDLFDIKTVSQMQSELTDAEGSPPLPEATIGCPSLSLTTSKQSKQQAIAALTTNVRYFVNRLLPIMPVIQEAEVLSDVERFDDMSLPRQCFLLSLCAATRMQLKLDTLKEGPQSNISTNAYLHVPLTGKGLLEVTKRLRRQFDVVDNISLDAVLTSFFLFAAHGNLEEHDHASFCLSESITMAFSLGLHNEETYIGLPKDERELRRRIFWLLFVTERTYALQRRRPVMLRSTISKPQIIDSDCPALMHDFVNHIRLFELLPHTLYDWLPSSDPLQQQASAVTLSQRVADMICMVHPGDSVLESQRFDTLITQQWLRVSMWQLAYGRNLSQMRWRGGESPNSAVPFDAGRAVMGQLAFVRQASKDCHGISIEQKLFDIGVSLGDASVIAVPTSSFEFGPVDLLYSIVKCLGHIRGCKSPLLPELLRHCGGLLPSATPAPQLDLLSASYEESSAMHTGLALEHGMSQTDEQNAREHGHSHDTNDSQFEELSSFITLPCEDLVYHVPVHVPVPEN